One Anser cygnoides isolate HZ-2024a breed goose chromosome 4, Taihu_goose_T2T_genome, whole genome shotgun sequence genomic region harbors:
- the RPS3A gene encoding small ribosomal subunit protein eS1, with translation MAVGKNKRLTKGGKKGAKKKVVDPFSKKDWYDVKAPAMFNIRNIGKTLVTRTQGTKIASDGLKGRVFEVSLADLQNDEVAFRKFKLITEDVQGKNCLTNFHGMDLTRDKMCSMVKKWQTMIEAHVDVKTTDGYLLRLFCVGFTKKRNNQIRKTSYAQHQQVRQIRKKMMEIMTREVQTNDLKEVVNKLIPDSIGKDIEKACQSIYPLHDVYVRKVKMLKKPKFELGKLMELHGEGGGAGKPSGDEAGAKVERADGYEPPVQESV, from the exons ATGGCGGTGGGCAAGAACAAGCGGCTCACCAAGGGCGGCAAGAAGGGCGCCAAGAAGAAAGT GGTGGATCCTTTCTCCAAAAAGGACTGGTACGATGTCAAGGCGCCAGCGATGTTTAATATCAGAAACATCGGGAAGACGCTTGTCACCAGGACTCAAGGAACTA AAATTGCCTCTGATGGACTGAAGGGTCGTGTGTTTGAAGTGAGTCTGGCTGATCTGCAGAACGACGAGGTCGCCTTCCGTAAATTTAAACTGATAACTGAGGACGTGCAGGGCAAAAATTGTCTGACCAACTTCCATGGAATGGACCTCACCCGGGATAAAATGTGTTCCATGGTCAAAAAATGGCAG acAATGATCGAAGCCCACGTTGACGTCAAAACTACCGATGGTTACCTGCTGCGCCTCTTCTGCGTGGGTTTTACGAAGAAGCGCAATAACCAAATCCGCAAGACCTCTTacgcccagcaccagcaggtcCGGCAGATTCGCAAGAAGATGATGGAAATCATGACCCGAGAGGTCCAAACCAACGACCTGAAAGAAGTTGTCAACAAGCT GATCCCAGACAGCATTGGCAAAGACATAGAGAAGGCGTGCCAGTCCATCTACCCTCTTCACGATGTCTATGTCCGCAAAGTCAAGATGCTGAAGAAGCCCAAGTTCGAAT TGGGCAAGCTGATGGAACTGCATGGTGAAGGCGGTGGTGCTGGAAAGCCTTCTGGGGATGAGGCAGGTGCTAAAGTAGAACGAGCCGATGGATATGAGCCGCCTGTGCAAGAGTCCGTCTAA